In Haloimpatiens massiliensis, the following are encoded in one genomic region:
- a CDS encoding TVP38/TMEM64 family protein, whose translation MKVGELMKKINRNLRKFLDFLIKYKKTTVSIIFLLIFGYISYEYYKYFNILKDPVKIKKAILSYGNYSVLVFLMLQIIQVVVFFIPGEIIQIAGGYIYGTVLGGAFSILGILIGSFMVYYISRYLGRDLVQKMVSKDKFKLFHKILDASSHVKIIFLLYLIPGIPKDALAYICGIADVSFKDFIIFSTLGRIPAIFISTYFGNRIEVGEIGSIVVISIVVLIIFIISTIKGNSILKKMSKKKKIN comes from the coding sequence ATGAAAGTTGGAGAGCTTATGAAAAAAATAAATAGAAATTTGAGGAAATTTTTAGATTTTTTAATAAAATATAAAAAGACAACTGTGTCCATAATATTTTTACTTATATTTGGATATATATCCTATGAATATTATAAATATTTCAATATTTTAAAGGATCCAGTAAAGATAAAAAAAGCCATACTATCCTATGGAAATTACAGTGTATTAGTTTTTTTGATGTTACAAATAATTCAAGTGGTGGTTTTTTTTATACCAGGAGAAATAATACAAATTGCTGGGGGATACATATATGGAACTGTATTGGGGGGGGCATTTTCCATATTAGGCATATTAATTGGAAGTTTTATGGTTTATTATATATCTAGATATTTAGGAAGAGATCTAGTTCAGAAGATGGTCTCCAAGGATAAATTTAAGCTTTTTCATAAAATATTAGATGCAAGTAGTCATGTAAAGATTATATTTTTATTGTATTTAATACCAGGTATTCCCAAGGATGCCCTGGCGTATATATGTGGCATAGCGGATGTTTCCTTTAAGGATTTTATAATATTTTCTACCCTTGGAAGAATACCAGCTATATTTATATCTACATATTTTGGAAATAGAATTGAAGTTGGGGAGATAGGTTCTATTGTAGTTATATCTATTGTAGTGCTTATAATATTTATTATAAGCACCATTAAAGGTAATAGTATATTAAAAAAAATGTCAAAGAAAAAGAAAATTAATTAA
- the groES gene encoding co-chaperone GroES produces the protein MNIRPLGDRVVIKRLEAEETTKSGIVLPGSAQEKPQMAEVVAVGPGMCKDGQKIEMELKVGDKVIFSKYSGNEVKFEGEEYTILKQEDILAVVE, from the coding sequence ATGAATATTAGACCACTTGGAGACAGAGTTGTTATTAAAAGATTAGAAGCAGAAGAAACTACTAAAAGTGGAATAGTGCTACCAGGTTCAGCACAAGAAAAACCACAAATGGCAGAAGTTGTGGCAGTAGGTCCAGGAATGTGTAAAGACGGACAGAAAATCGAAATGGAACTAAAAGTAGGTGATAAAGTTATCTTCTCTAAATATTCAGGTAATGAAGTTAAATTTGAAGGAGAAGAATACACTATACTAAAGCAAGAAGATATATTAGCGGTAGTTGAATAA
- a CDS encoding TIGR01906 family membrane protein yields MKNIYKIITSTLICFIIILWSILFTVNFKPIYYFSIDKFQIQNTSSLEKNEIKNNYNYLIDYLMYPNNNELDLPSFSSSKEGIMHFIDVKTIFQNITTNFYIFYLGFLWMYFLLLNKNLINTKETLKLSSTFLLSLMGAIVLVYMNFQKGFDIFHKLIFKNDYWMFSPEKDPIINILPESFFALCLFFILLLISINSIIMLIFSKKLN; encoded by the coding sequence GTGAAAAATATTTACAAAATTATAACTTCTACTCTAATATGTTTTATTATAATTTTATGGAGCATATTGTTTACTGTAAATTTTAAACCCATTTACTATTTTTCCATTGATAAATTTCAAATTCAAAACACCTCGTCTCTAGAAAAAAATGAAATAAAAAATAATTATAATTATCTAATAGATTATTTGATGTATCCTAATAATAATGAATTAGATTTACCTTCTTTTTCATCTTCTAAAGAAGGAATTATGCACTTTATTGATGTAAAAACTATTTTTCAAAATATAACCACTAATTTTTATATATTCTATTTAGGTTTTTTATGGATGTATTTTTTACTTTTAAATAAAAACTTAATAAATACAAAGGAAACTTTAAAACTTTCCTCTACATTTCTATTAAGTCTTATGGGTGCTATAGTTCTAGTCTATATGAATTTTCAAAAGGGTTTTGATATTTTTCATAAACTTATTTTTAAAAATGATTATTGGATGTTCTCTCCTGAAAAGGATCCAATTATAAACATACTTCCAGAAAGCTTTTTTGCTTTATGTCTTTTTTTCATACTATTATTAATATCCATAAACTCCATAATAATGCTTATTTTTAGCAAAAAGCTTAATTAA